In Amycolatopsis sp. EV170708-02-1, the following are encoded in one genomic region:
- a CDS encoding DUF6734 family protein, with protein sequence MSVTFDHPDPNHFAMPYYGYDPGTAVAIGGHLLAPGISRNGGYGEVAEPGWAPPPVRVVRPGDRAARPIRRAVWSFWSTPYRRRHGRHWPSDFFHALSWILSFRLASQLFPTTALVTDDWGHELLVTRLRLPFDDISLSLNGLDGQDPSWWALGKLHAYREQREPFLHIDNDVFLWPGFPAAGLDGEIVAQNPEHAPVSDAGYYRPSAVAAAIRSTGGFLPEEFRGYTGEAALCTGIVGGTAVPLLRRYAELAVRMVESAENRTAWQRLAPLEDYNLVVEQYLLGALCWGGDTTDVQCVFGSQDDGYRQADRRFTHLIASAKSDLRYLRSLAERVKNHFPADFEIARRLYGDQ encoded by the coding sequence ATGAGCGTAACGTTCGACCACCCCGACCCGAACCACTTCGCGATGCCGTACTACGGATACGACCCCGGCACAGCGGTCGCCATCGGCGGCCACCTGCTCGCGCCCGGGATTTCCCGGAACGGCGGATACGGCGAGGTCGCCGAGCCTGGCTGGGCTCCCCCGCCTGTCCGCGTGGTCCGTCCGGGTGACCGGGCCGCGCGCCCGATCCGCCGGGCGGTCTGGTCGTTCTGGAGCACTCCGTACCGGCGGCGGCACGGGAGACACTGGCCCAGCGATTTCTTCCACGCGCTGTCCTGGATCCTGTCGTTCCGCCTCGCGTCCCAGCTCTTCCCCACGACGGCGCTGGTCACCGACGACTGGGGGCATGAACTGCTCGTCACCCGGCTCCGGCTGCCCTTCGACGATATTTCCCTGTCACTGAACGGGCTCGACGGACAGGATCCGTCTTGGTGGGCGCTCGGGAAGCTGCACGCGTACCGGGAGCAGCGCGAACCGTTCCTGCACATCGACAACGACGTGTTCCTCTGGCCGGGCTTCCCGGCGGCTGGGCTGGACGGGGAGATCGTCGCGCAGAATCCCGAGCACGCACCGGTTTCCGATGCCGGCTACTACCGGCCCTCGGCCGTCGCCGCGGCGATCCGGAGCACCGGCGGCTTCCTGCCGGAGGAATTCCGCGGCTACACCGGGGAAGCCGCGTTGTGCACCGGAATCGTCGGCGGCACGGCGGTTCCTCTTCTCCGCCGCTACGCCGAGCTCGCCGTCCGCATGGTGGAGTCGGCCGAGAATCGGACGGCCTGGCAACGGCTCGCGCCGCTCGAGGACTACAACCTCGTTGTCGAGCAGTACCTTCTCGGCGCGCTGTGCTGGGGCGGCGACACCACCGACGTGCAGTGCGTCTTCGGTTCCCAGGACGACGGCTATCGGCAGGCTGACCGGAGATTCACGCATCTCATCGCATCCGCGAAAAGCGATCTCCGTTACCTGCGGTCGCTCGCGGAGCGAGTGAAAAACCATTTCCCCGCCGACTTCGAGATCGCTCGACGACTATACGGCGATCAGTAA
- a CDS encoding HEAT repeat domain-containing protein produces MPTPRNPDTPSLGPGGDNLEAGPGSSGLGSFSNSEIGELVTQAAETMAASGEDAERNYQRSLDRLRERADDVVPALGAQYEALSEEQYLERWGLVQLLTDLRHAAAVPALENVLRRPIPPERSDDPAHGISTVGEEVIIRTTAVEALARLASAGDSAAKELLLRQVRHEVFTVRRAAVQAIAETGDTELTARVREELSGTEDERLLNIRRVDVRGVPQAVGGRYVKDSRTDDVPPPEPPRS; encoded by the coding sequence ATGCCGACCCCACGCAATCCCGACACCCCGTCCTTGGGCCCGGGTGGCGACAACCTCGAAGCGGGCCCTGGCAGTTCGGGCCTGGGAAGCTTCTCGAACAGCGAAATCGGCGAACTGGTCACCCAGGCCGCCGAAACCATGGCCGCTTCCGGCGAGGACGCCGAGCGCAATTACCAGCGAAGCCTCGACCGGCTTCGCGAGCGCGCGGACGACGTCGTCCCGGCGCTCGGCGCGCAGTACGAGGCACTGTCCGAGGAGCAGTACCTCGAACGCTGGGGCCTGGTCCAGCTGCTCACCGACCTGCGGCACGCCGCCGCCGTCCCGGCGCTCGAAAACGTGCTGCGCCGGCCGATCCCGCCGGAGCGTTCCGACGATCCCGCACACGGGATCAGCACCGTCGGCGAAGAGGTGATCATCCGCACCACCGCCGTGGAAGCGTTGGCGCGCTTGGCATCCGCCGGGGACAGCGCGGCGAAGGAGCTGCTGCTGCGGCAGGTCCGGCACGAGGTGTTCACGGTGCGGCGCGCGGCGGTCCAGGCCATCGCCGAGACCGGGGACACCGAGCTCACCGCCCGGGTGCGCGAGGAGCTCAGCGGTACCGAGGACGAGCGGCTGCTGAACATCCGGCGGGTCGACGTCCGCGGTGTCCCGCAGGCCGTCGGCGGCCGGTACGTGAAGGACTCGCGGACCGACGACGTGCCACCGCCCGAGCCTCCGCGCTCCTGA
- a CDS encoding alpha-L-fucosidase: MVMRVRAHRTAWLTVVLALLASLLTTTAASAEVHHPRQKWLREATAGLFLHWGMFTAPRQTDCATWERAVTDGGWSADYWVDEARKLGASYIVLATFHSRLGYARPWPSAIPGSCSTRRDLLGELVKAGNAKGVRTILYMTDDPQWHKETGVESLDSAAYSAYKGKQVDLTTRPGFGEYSYDLFHEVMDRYADLAGFWIDNDNEYWEKNKLYEQIREKRPSWLLSNNNEDTPIMDTVSNEQKTGITPSYDYPQAAFTPMPRLTEADYKLPTNGAWWYDGTDQAVDFRLSTGRYITNAGSSMKSLMAETPMVNGKFPPRQEAYNNFMASWVPPIKASLQGKEGGGYMYGGMQPGFWNDGAHGVITVEPGAGTQYLHVVTRPRTDLLRLRDNGYKVTKVSDVRTGKQLRFGQSGGHLTIVDIKDWDTYDTVFKVETAGQRYFHDSRTIKATASSSRDGHPASNLVDGNFENYWDAGGKQPVSVTLDLGRRRAATYLAVNQREMSPTHARESFGRPEDSSRIKDYRLYVSDDGRNWGAPIRTGAMPSARGVQFVDFGERQTRFIKLEVLNTWSGPQAKPFYRQLAIDEIKVAYGYPSSVPGAQVPLEAESFRNDHDGRAHPGRCPSCSGSFQVTGLGGGPRNSVTYPDVMAAEAGSHRLQLDTTGGPATSVAVSVNGGTPVETAIAAGTPGVVASTAIPVALNAGANTVKVFSDARSGPGLDRIAIAPLPPSSYTPKTTLTVEPSGIQWLSPGQQSLQVTARLRLDADDAIGKVSLAPAVPAGWTLRGAPATAESMRVGDELEASWTLVSSEGVTAADIPVTASFDLLGRAKTVSKPVRVSPRPADRFFMREAEDSANDVGDAGVTNCGVCSGGQKVRNIGGDPGSSVRFDGVIVPETRRYTLYIDFTVNGPRSYFVTVNGGTPIEVKVDGAGNNTQLTTSLPVELKAGANTIALGNDHASAPDLDRLSLG; encoded by the coding sequence ATGGTCATGAGAGTTCGAGCGCATCGCACCGCCTGGCTCACCGTTGTTCTCGCCCTGCTGGCGAGCCTGCTCACCACGACCGCGGCGAGCGCGGAAGTGCACCATCCCCGCCAGAAGTGGCTGCGCGAGGCCACCGCGGGACTCTTCCTCCACTGGGGCATGTTCACCGCGCCACGCCAGACCGACTGTGCCACCTGGGAACGCGCCGTCACCGACGGCGGCTGGAGCGCGGACTACTGGGTGGACGAAGCCCGCAAACTCGGCGCTTCCTACATCGTGCTGGCGACCTTCCACAGCAGGCTGGGCTACGCGCGGCCCTGGCCGTCGGCGATCCCGGGCAGCTGCTCCACACGTCGCGATCTCCTCGGCGAACTCGTCAAGGCTGGCAACGCGAAGGGCGTCCGGACGATCCTCTACATGACCGACGATCCCCAGTGGCACAAGGAAACCGGCGTCGAGTCGCTGGATTCCGCCGCGTACTCCGCCTACAAGGGCAAGCAGGTCGACCTGACCACCCGTCCCGGCTTCGGCGAGTACAGCTACGACCTCTTCCACGAGGTCATGGACCGTTACGCGGATCTCGCCGGGTTCTGGATCGACAACGACAACGAGTACTGGGAAAAGAACAAGCTCTACGAACAGATCCGCGAGAAGCGCCCGTCCTGGTTGCTGAGCAACAACAACGAGGACACCCCGATCATGGACACGGTCAGCAACGAGCAGAAGACGGGCATCACCCCGTCGTACGACTATCCGCAGGCCGCCTTCACCCCGATGCCGAGGCTCACCGAAGCCGACTACAAACTGCCGACCAACGGCGCCTGGTGGTACGACGGCACCGATCAGGCCGTCGACTTCCGGCTGTCCACCGGGCGCTACATCACCAACGCGGGTTCGTCGATGAAATCGCTGATGGCCGAAACCCCGATGGTGAACGGGAAGTTCCCGCCGCGGCAGGAGGCGTACAACAACTTCATGGCGAGCTGGGTACCGCCGATCAAGGCCTCCCTCCAAGGCAAGGAGGGTGGCGGCTACATGTACGGCGGGATGCAGCCCGGGTTCTGGAACGACGGCGCGCACGGCGTGATCACCGTCGAGCCCGGCGCCGGAACCCAATACCTCCACGTCGTCACCCGGCCGCGCACCGACCTGCTCCGCTTGCGCGACAACGGCTACAAGGTGACCAAGGTGTCCGACGTGCGCACGGGGAAGCAGCTGCGGTTCGGTCAATCCGGCGGCCATCTGACCATTGTGGACATCAAGGACTGGGACACCTACGACACGGTGTTCAAGGTGGAGACGGCCGGGCAGCGGTACTTCCACGACTCCCGCACGATCAAGGCGACCGCGTCGTCCTCACGCGACGGACATCCCGCGTCGAACCTCGTCGACGGGAACTTCGAGAACTACTGGGACGCCGGCGGCAAGCAGCCGGTGTCGGTCACCTTGGATCTCGGCAGGCGGCGGGCCGCGACCTATCTCGCGGTGAATCAGCGCGAGATGTCGCCGACGCACGCACGCGAATCGTTCGGCAGGCCGGAGGACTCTTCCCGGATCAAGGATTATCGCCTGTACGTCAGTGACGACGGGCGGAACTGGGGCGCGCCGATCCGCACCGGGGCGATGCCGAGCGCCCGAGGGGTGCAGTTCGTCGACTTCGGCGAACGGCAGACCCGGTTCATCAAACTCGAGGTGCTGAACACCTGGTCGGGGCCGCAGGCGAAACCGTTCTACCGGCAGTTGGCCATCGACGAGATCAAGGTGGCGTACGGCTACCCGAGTTCGGTACCGGGCGCGCAGGTTCCGCTGGAGGCCGAGTCCTTCCGCAACGACCACGACGGACGCGCACACCCGGGCCGCTGCCCGTCCTGCTCCGGGTCGTTCCAGGTCACCGGCCTCGGCGGCGGCCCGCGCAACTCGGTCACCTATCCGGACGTGATGGCCGCCGAAGCCGGAAGCCACCGGCTTCAGCTCGACACCACGGGCGGGCCCGCGACCTCGGTGGCGGTGAGCGTCAACGGCGGCACCCCCGTCGAGACCGCGATCGCCGCCGGAACGCCGGGAGTCGTGGCGTCGACGGCGATCCCCGTCGCGCTGAACGCCGGCGCCAACACCGTCAAGGTGTTCAGCGACGCACGCTCAGGGCCGGGCCTCGACCGGATCGCGATCGCTCCCCTGCCACCGTCGTCCTACACACCGAAGACGACTCTGACCGTCGAACCCTCGGGCATCCAATGGCTCTCGCCCGGACAGCAGTCCTTGCAGGTGACCGCGAGGCTACGGCTCGACGCCGATGACGCGATCGGGAAGGTCTCGCTGGCACCGGCAGTCCCGGCGGGCTGGACGCTGAGGGGCGCTCCGGCCACGGCGGAATCCATGCGCGTCGGAGACGAGCTCGAAGCGTCCTGGACGCTCGTCTCCTCCGAAGGCGTCACCGCGGCCGACATCCCGGTCACCGCGTCGTTCGACCTGCTCGGGCGGGCGAAAACGGTGAGCAAACCGGTGCGGGTGAGCCCACGACCGGCGGACCGGTTCTTCATGCGGGAGGCCGAAGATTCGGCGAACGACGTCGGCGATGCGGGCGTCACGAACTGCGGCGTGTGCTCGGGTGGCCAGAAGGTGCGCAACATCGGTGGCGACCCGGGCTCGTCCGTGCGCTTCGACGGCGTCATCGTGCCCGAGACCAGGCGCTACACCCTCTACATCGACTTCACCGTCAACGGGCCGCGCTCGTACTTCGTCACGGTCAACGGCGGCACGCCGATCGAGGTGAAGGTCGACGGTGCCGGCAACAACACCCAGCTCACGACGTCCTTGCCGGTCGAGCTGAAGGCGGGGGCGAACACCATCGCACTGGGCAACGACCACGCGTCCGCCCCCGATCTCGATCGGCTGTCACTGGGGTGA
- a CDS encoding MerR family transcriptional regulator, whose translation MTTLMPIGVFAHATRLSVRALRNYDRIGLLVPAVVDPGTGYRRYSLGQFARAGLIRRLRELEVPLAEIAEILDAGDQHEVRAAIKRHHDRVAARAAELAAISDELDSVLAEPTRWLHVYERVRAPQHVARLSIRTPLNGLAELIGPSYARLFAALDAQGIRPSGPPGTRYLTADPDELTVELFVPVDGPVRDDGDIGAAELPGGLLVATIHEGGYEDVETAYRSLGRWIAERDRALAGPAEELYLVAPGASVAPEAYRTEIAWPVAS comes from the coding sequence ATGACGACCTTGATGCCGATCGGCGTGTTCGCGCACGCCACCAGGCTGTCGGTCCGCGCGCTGCGGAACTACGACCGGATCGGGCTGCTGGTGCCCGCCGTCGTCGACCCCGGCACCGGGTACCGCCGGTATTCGCTCGGCCAGTTCGCGCGCGCGGGATTGATCCGGCGGCTCCGGGAGCTGGAAGTGCCGCTGGCGGAGATCGCCGAGATCCTCGACGCGGGCGACCAGCACGAGGTGCGGGCCGCGATCAAACGGCATCACGACCGGGTGGCGGCGCGGGCCGCGGAGCTCGCGGCGATCAGCGACGAGCTCGACTCCGTACTCGCCGAACCGACGCGGTGGCTGCACGTCTACGAACGCGTGCGCGCACCGCAGCACGTCGCCCGCCTGTCGATCCGGACTCCGCTGAACGGCCTGGCGGAGCTGATCGGTCCCTCGTACGCTCGACTGTTCGCGGCACTCGACGCTCAGGGGATCAGGCCGTCCGGGCCGCCCGGAACCCGTTACCTCACCGCCGATCCCGACGAGTTGACGGTCGAACTGTTCGTACCCGTGGACGGGCCGGTGCGGGATGACGGCGACATCGGCGCCGCCGAGCTTCCCGGCGGTCTGCTCGTGGCGACGATCCACGAGGGAGGCTACGAAGACGTCGAGACCGCGTACCGATCACTAGGCCGCTGGATCGCCGAGCGCGATCGTGCCCTCGCGGGGCCCGCCGAGGAGTTGTATCTGGTGGCGCCCGGGGCGTCGGTCGCTCCCGAGGCGTACCGCACCGAGATCGCCTGGCCGGTGGCCTCGTGA
- a CDS encoding BtrH N-terminal domain-containing protein: MILDGIKTAGGEHCETSTLDVLLRHAGIELSEPMLFGLGEGLGFVYWDAKNLPFPFLGGRAKPAEITRKLADRLGLALRVKETASVRTAWRNVAEEIDAGVPVGLQLDSYHLEYFTSKVHFGGHFVALYGYDDERAFVVDTAQQGGSVSTSLESLERARAEKGPMTAKNRSFTIAADAPTKPLSDAIRTAVRANAADFLNPPIANLGYRGIGKAAVQVRKWLDRSDEPARDLPQAAILMERAGTGGALFRRIYRDFLEECATLVDDAGLRAAYAEYREINPLWTEVARLFTQAGETGDPRHLMDASALLSELAQREQGAMTALATVQCERS, from the coding sequence GTGATCCTCGACGGAATCAAGACCGCGGGCGGAGAGCACTGCGAGACCAGCACACTCGACGTCCTCCTCCGGCACGCCGGGATCGAGCTCTCCGAGCCGATGCTGTTCGGATTGGGCGAAGGTCTGGGCTTCGTCTATTGGGACGCGAAGAACCTGCCGTTCCCCTTCCTCGGCGGGCGTGCCAAACCGGCCGAGATCACGCGGAAGCTGGCCGACCGTCTCGGGCTGGCCCTGCGGGTCAAGGAAACGGCGTCGGTGCGCACGGCGTGGCGGAACGTGGCCGAGGAGATCGACGCCGGGGTGCCGGTCGGCCTGCAACTCGACTCGTACCACCTGGAGTACTTCACGTCGAAAGTCCACTTCGGCGGGCACTTCGTCGCCTTGTACGGCTATGACGACGAGCGGGCCTTCGTCGTCGACACGGCACAGCAGGGTGGCTCGGTATCGACATCCTTGGAGAGCCTGGAACGCGCCCGCGCGGAGAAAGGCCCGATGACCGCGAAGAACCGTTCGTTCACCATCGCCGCGGATGCACCCACCAAGCCGCTTTCGGACGCCATCCGAACCGCGGTGCGCGCCAACGCGGCCGATTTCCTCAACCCGCCCATCGCGAACCTCGGGTATCGCGGGATCGGCAAGGCCGCCGTCCAGGTGCGGAAATGGCTGGACCGCAGCGACGAACCGGCCCGCGACCTGCCGCAGGCCGCGATCCTGATGGAACGGGCGGGCACCGGCGGCGCTCTCTTCCGCCGGATCTACCGCGACTTCCTCGAAGAATGCGCGACCCTCGTCGACGACGCCGGTCTCCGTGCCGCCTACGCGGAATACCGCGAGATCAATCCACTGTGGACCGAAGTCGCGCGCTTGTTCACGCAGGCAGGGGAAACCGGTGACCCCCGGCACCTGATGGACGCGTCCGCCCTCCTGTCCGAGCTGGCTCAGCGCGAACAGGGGGCGATGACGGCGCTCGCGACGGTTCAGTGTGAGCGTTCGTAA
- a CDS encoding antibiotic biosynthesis monooxygenase, with translation MTTGTMTTVELTRFKVPADRADELLQARPAMVADFRADREGFLDAQLIRVDDETWLDIVWWRSSEDFAASREKGANLPGIKAFFAPIAELVSAEEGVTGDHIPG, from the coding sequence ATGACGACAGGCACCATGACGACAGTGGAACTCACCCGCTTCAAGGTCCCGGCCGACCGCGCGGACGAGCTGCTCCAGGCCCGTCCCGCGATGGTCGCCGATTTCCGGGCCGACCGCGAGGGGTTCCTCGACGCCCAGCTGATCCGGGTCGACGACGAGACCTGGCTCGACATCGTGTGGTGGCGCTCCTCCGAAGACTTCGCGGCGTCCCGGGAGAAGGGGGCGAACCTGCCCGGGATCAAGGCCTTCTTCGCGCCGATCGCCGAGCTGGTCTCGGCCGAGGAGGGTGTCACGGGCGACCACATACCGGGATAG
- a CDS encoding HNH endonuclease signature motif containing protein, protein MSETFLPELPQELWRAGKLELAHGVQQSLQVIRMATAALGQFLAEIESRGVKDLYGHGSTASWLAEMAGLSRAEAGAVVKRAIALNPTRALDGTEVPPIAPATAAVAAEGLIGNERIDQILEILKRLPADTAAEDRAKAEKILADLAPNAGPAQLTKAEANLLGWLDPDGKEPKDPEPKEPRREITLERRKDGFWKLTGLLDDETGARTAAALEAHAQPRPVDEFGQADLRMKCERMGDAWADLLDLAIACPDQPGTSGYRTLVNVTIGLEELKSGLGTACLDFVGTMTAREARLAACDCLMLPVVMSASGEPLDMGRLRRFVTPGQRRALNIRDGGCAFPGCHRKPKNCHAHHIEHWADGGPTDLRNLVLLCSFHHRLIHHGDWEVRMAADGLPEFIPPQYRDPLRIPRRNTLHHR, encoded by the coding sequence GTGTCCGAGACCTTCCTCCCCGAACTGCCGCAGGAACTGTGGCGCGCCGGCAAGCTGGAGCTTGCGCATGGCGTGCAACAGTCGCTGCAGGTGATCCGGATGGCGACCGCCGCGCTGGGGCAGTTCTTGGCGGAGATCGAATCTCGGGGCGTCAAAGACTTGTACGGCCATGGCAGCACGGCCAGCTGGCTCGCGGAAATGGCGGGGTTGTCGCGTGCCGAGGCCGGTGCGGTGGTGAAGCGGGCCATCGCGTTGAACCCCACCCGAGCGTTGGACGGCACCGAAGTTCCGCCTATCGCGCCTGCCACCGCCGCAGTCGCCGCCGAAGGACTGATCGGGAACGAACGGATCGACCAGATCCTGGAGATCCTGAAACGACTCCCGGCCGATACCGCTGCGGAGGATCGGGCGAAGGCGGAGAAGATCCTCGCCGACCTCGCTCCGAATGCCGGACCCGCACAGCTCACGAAAGCCGAGGCGAACCTTCTCGGCTGGCTGGACCCCGACGGCAAAGAACCCAAAGATCCTGAACCCAAAGAGCCACGCCGCGAGATCACTCTGGAACGCCGCAAAGACGGCTTCTGGAAACTCACCGGCCTCCTCGACGACGAGACCGGCGCCCGCACCGCCGCCGCGTTGGAAGCGCACGCCCAGCCACGGCCAGTCGACGAATTCGGCCAAGCCGATCTGCGGATGAAATGCGAGCGCATGGGAGACGCCTGGGCCGACCTCCTGGATCTGGCGATCGCCTGCCCGGACCAGCCCGGGACCAGCGGCTACCGCACCTTGGTGAACGTCACCATCGGACTCGAAGAGCTGAAATCGGGTCTCGGGACCGCGTGTCTCGATTTCGTCGGCACGATGACCGCGCGGGAAGCCCGGCTCGCCGCCTGCGACTGCCTCATGCTCCCGGTCGTCATGAGCGCCTCGGGCGAACCACTCGACATGGGACGCCTGCGAAGATTCGTCACCCCAGGTCAGAGACGGGCGCTGAATATTCGCGACGGTGGCTGCGCGTTCCCGGGCTGTCATCGGAAGCCGAAGAACTGCCACGCTCATCACATTGAGCACTGGGCAGACGGCGGCCCCACGGATCTCCGAAATCTGGTGCTGCTCTGTAGCTTCCACCATCGCCTGATTCACCACGGGGACTGGGAAGTACGCATGGCCGCCGACGGCCTACCGGAGTTCATCCCACCCCAATACCGAGATCCGCTCCGAATACCCCGCCGCAACACCCTGCACCACCGCTGA